In the Longimicrobium sp. genome, GCCGCTGCCGTACACGTTGATCCGCGCGATGTGCTGCGTCTTGTAGGCCTCCAGGGCGTCGAAGCCGCCGGGCGCGGGGGCCTCGTCCACCACCACGCACGGCCGCCGCGGCCCGCCGCGCACCCGCACGCACCCCGCGTCGGCGGTGGAGGTGGCCATGGTGAGGCAGGGGACGCGCATCAGGTTGTAGTTGGCGACGACGAACTCCAGGGCGTTCGGGTACGTGCTGCGGGCCAGCTCGTCTTCGTTGAAGCTGCGCGAGCGCATCCCCGTGCTCAGCCGCATCCGCTCCACGCGGTCCACCGTCACCTCGATCCCCTCCAGCGCGATGGCGTCGGGGGCCAGCTCGATCATCCCCACGTCGAGCGAGGCGTCGCTCACGTCCCAGGTCTCCAGCGCGGTCTCGTAGCCCAGCCGGTAGAGCGC is a window encoding:
- a CDS encoding carboxypeptidase-like regulatory domain-containing protein, whose protein sequence is MSPRSLSLAALAVTALSLAAPLGAQSRTVVVGQLIDAQSHAPLSGATVRVVNTDIQAVTGTDGQFRLRLRPGTHNVALYRLGYETALETWDVSDASLDVGMIELAPDAIALEGIEVTVDRVERMRLSTGMRSRSFNEDELARSTYPNALEFVVANYNLMRVPCLTMATSTADAGCVRVRGGPRRPCVVVDEAPAPGGFDALEAYKTQHIARINVYGSGTFFQIYTTAFMRKANQRDWTPMSVEAQMMAFCRFS